DNA from Electrophorus electricus isolate fEleEle1 chromosome 5, fEleEle1.pri, whole genome shotgun sequence:
ttcccaaAATTTGATGCCCCTTTCTTCAAAGGCTgaagacaaacattttaatacgGTGGCATAAGCTTTAAGAGGCTCCATCTCAGTGTCCCGGTAATTCTGTCCCCGTGCTGATGACCTCCAACCGTAACTTTCCGCCAACACACCTTTGTGTCGTTTGTCCACCTTTATAGTGTCTATGGTATTAAAAACTCATGAAGGCCCACCAGCAGTTAAAAgaagaaatattaaaatgccATAATTGCTTTTTCACTGGGGTCCTTTTGGTAAAAGCTCAACTTGCAGTGCTGGGAATTTCAGTGCAGGACGATGGGCTTGCCGGTGCCCTGTGTGCTGATGTACTGGTTCGAGAAGCTGTCCAAAGTGCTGTAGGAGGTGTAGACACCAGCCACCTGCAGGTCCGAGTTGGGCGGCCCGGCAGTGCCCGACACTGGTGTCAGACCCACCACGTCCAGATCACAGTCAGACAGGCGCAGGGGGGAGTTGCTGAACGTACCCAGAGCCTCCAGGTTAAAGCTGTCGTCCTTCATGTCTTCCCACAGGTTTCCTGCAGACCAATAAATAGGTTGTTACATTAAAGTTGCATTAAAGGGCTTATTGCTGCTTTGTCGAGAAGTTAGCTCTGGAAGTAGCAGGCACATTCAACCTGACTGACTATATTaaacatatagaatatataatgtctataaatgtttataaatataaacatttgattCCTGTTACCTCAGGACAACAATATTACGCATCAACACTGACAGGTGACATTTTCAGTGACAAGCACTTAAGCTACTGTCTCGAACGCCGTCCCCAAAGCACCAACCTTGCAAGGCGAAGTCCATGATACTGGGGTCCAGTGCGTCCACTTCGGCGTACACGTCCGAGGGCTGTTTGGCGGGTGGGTGCTGGGGCAGCGGGCTGCTGCCGACTAGGTCAGGCCCCGTGTGAAGGGGAGGCGTCTGGGCAGGGGCGGGCGAGGCGGGCGCCAGTCGCGACTGGCTGTGGAGCTGCAGCTGGAGCTGCTGGTGCACAGGCAAACACTGCAGTGACAGCGTCACCACCGGCGCCGGATGCACCTGCAGCTGGGCCGGGGGCTGGGCCGTCCCTGGGGGGCAGCCGGGCAGGTTGGTCAGGCCCGACTCCAGGGGCCTCCGCCGACAGCTCTCCGGACGATCTGTGATCAGCTTGTCCAGTTCGTCTGAGGAAGAGTAGAGAGTCAGATATTTGTCTGATTCTTGGAGGAAATTTGCAGTCGGAAGCAATCTATTGCCGATGGGGAAGGTCTGAGCTGCACTGACCCGGGTTGGCCATGCTCCGGCGGATGGCCGACAGGTCTTTGCGCTTCCATTTCTGcatctcctcctccatcttgtcAATCTTGGCAGGGTTCAGCGCCCACAAGCAGCCCTTCCGTGACGAGCCACTCATCTTGTTCTCCACCTTCTCGAAGCACTTGTTCAGAGAAAGGTTGTGCCGCACCGAGTTTTTCCAGCCGTCCGGTGCTGTCTGAGGGGCCCAGAGgtaccaaagaaaaacaatgtgaatGAGGCTGCCCGTCTGTATATCTATTGTGTGTTCTCTCTACATCTGTCATCTACTATTTAGGCCTGGTGTGTAGTATTTAGGGGCATTTTTAGAACCCCTAGTTGTATTCATTTACCACTGTTGTAGCTTTCTTCCCTGTTATGAGAACAGGACTCCTAACTAAGAggcttgtgcttgtgtgggcTGTGCTCTGGAGCACATAAAGGTGTTTCTCTTGATCTAgtccaccttctctctctcactctcttccaaACTGCATCTCACCTTAAAGTACGGGAAGTGCTCCTTCATGAAGCTGTAGATCTCACTGACCGGGAGACTGCCAGTCTTGCTGTTCTTTAACGCCATAGCGATCAGGCAGCTGAGAAGAGATGTCACGTTACGCGTCACAAATCTGGATGAGGTCCTGGCTTCGTTTGCATGCACCTGTGTGGGCTTATGCCTGGCTCACCTGTAGGAGTAGATGGGCTTGGGGAAGGTCTTGGGAGTCAGGTCCTGGCTGTGTGGGGCAAGGCCCTGCTGCAGGTACAAGCTCTGGTTGGTATAGCCACCGTACAGCCCCCCGGGGGAACACTGGGACGCAGCACAGCACAAATGCAGGAGTGAGTCCCCAGAAGCAGTTTGTCCCAGAGTATTTTAACCACTGGATTTGACCAGTGGACTATGTGTTAAAAGAGTATAACTAATGTTGTTACATAAATGTGAATTACACACCACTTAGGAAAAACTGGGTAAAACTGCCATACAAAGTTTAACTGCAATTTCTCTTCAACGCATCTGGCTGCAATGTTCAGATTTTCATGAGCACTTTGATAGGGTTCACCAGTACGTTTGATTAACTTTGGAAGTAATCTCCATTATTACTTAGATCTCCAGAGGGAGGGCACCCCCACTCTAAACTACACAGAGCTGTGGCCCTCTAGAACTACATTAGTGCAACCCCATGTGGGTGAGTGAGGTACCTGCTGGCCGGCCTGGGTAAAGGTCATCACCTGCTGAGGGGAGGCCTGGTAGACAGAGGCAGCACACGGGAACCCAGGAGAGAACTGCGGCATCTGGGGGAAAGAGCCACCGCGACACTGATGTCAGCATGCCTAGCGACACGCCACAGCAACACAGAGCCACAGCACCGACATCAGCACACATAGCACGGCTGGCCGCAGTGATGATATCTTTGTGAATGAGAGAGCGTGCAGAGGTGCTCGGGTCAGGTGGGCTCAGTGGTGGGACTCACGCTACTCAATCCAAGAGGGCTGTGCTGCATGGTGCTTTGTAGGGGGATCATGGACGCTGCTCCTCCCGTCACACTCAGGTTCAGCTGAGCTGTACATTATTAACCAGTGATAAGGCAAAGTCAAGCCATTACATTTACCTGTGTTTTAGCCCAAAGTAATACTCTGATCTGAAAACAATTAATTATGGTAAGATTCTACAGTAATATTAACAGACGGAAATGGTTTAATGTTTGGCACCACATTCTGCAGGTTTTCAAGATCGTGCTTAATTAATtagttcatgtttttaattaatcaagGTTTAATTAACACTTTTAATTGAAGAAAGTTAAATCAACCTAATACAAGATATTGTAGAAGTGTGataaatattaaagaaaatttCTCTGTAAAAAGCAGTCAGTTTGGTAACACTTCACAATAAGGTAGTACATGAATGGTTTATAGGaagtaataatatataaatgaaaatagcAACAGTGATCTGCTGCATTCTACAGAGTGTCTACATTCATTTATCCTGTTACCCTCAGCTGTTATTGGTTATTTAGCTTACACTGTCTTCTCCATCAGTCAGCGCTATAATGTcactttcattatttataaagtTACTGTTATGTAAGCACCAACCTGGATGTCTTATTAGTCAGAAATGATGATTTGTTAACAAAAGCCATTGTTTATTCTGATGGCTTATTAATGATTTTGAGGTGTTTATGACCaaatcagagtgtgtgtgtgtgtgtcttgtgctGTGAAAGACTCTCTGACCTGCGTGTTGCTCCAGCAGGCTGTCTTGGGCGGGTCCAGCGTAGTCAGGGCGGGGCCTGCCAAGCTGCTGTAGGCGGGGCACATCCACGGCTGTGAGCCAGGTCAATGACTGCAGGTCACTGGGCAGTTCGTCCTTACTCAGGAGGGAGGGGTCAGTGGTCAGGAGCCTGCAGGCACAGCGCACCACAGCCACAGTTAGAGCGGCCTCATTCAGGGGCCTCATCCAGGACCCACACAGAGGCTTCACACAGGGGCCTCACATAGAGGCCTCACACAGGGGACTCACCCAGGGACCATGCACAGTGGCCTCACCCAGGGCCCATGCACAAGGGGCTCACCCAGGGGACTCACCCAGGGTACACACACAGGGTCCTGGTTATAAAGGCACTGCCActgtctaaaatgttttttgtttgtttgtttgtttgcttggattttcttttttaattttttgagtatactgaattttttttccttccaatATCCTTTCAACCTTGTATTATTCAAAAATTAAAAGATTAAGTTTCAGTTTaagtttatataaaaatgaatgtaagGAAGATGATTAAATGTGGTTTGAAGGAAGTAAACTACTTTTGAGAAGAGGAGAAATACTGTGGGGAGAAAAGATAAAGGCAgaaacagagcagaagagagagggggggggggggagtgagggggagagagagagagagagagagagagagagactcttgAATCCACTCCAGGCTTGCCCGCACTTGTTCACCATTGAGCCCAGTAATTGGGGTCGCTATGACAACCCTCactttttcagttattttgtgGGTCTGGGGACACTGTGGTATCCCCCATACCCCACAAGTCCCCCACAGTGGTCAGGTGACCAAGGCCTGCCTCCCTGCCATTGGCTGAATCGTACATAAACAGCGCGTGGGATCATTTGAAACATGGTTATGGGGCACGCGTTGTCTGCAACAGTTGGTCAGGCCCTATTGAAAAATGATCACCTATTGTGTCCCAAACGACAAATCTGCACAACGGCACGTGGCAGCATTGTCTCCGCCTACCCCACCCTGACCCTTCCTTGATTGTCtctaccctttttttttttaactaaccCCTTGCATTAATCTGCTGGAATGACAGCCCTCACACAGCATAGACAAATAGGATGCCATCTGTTTCCCTGTCTCTTACCACTCGGGTGCTGccttctgcccctccccctcccgccCACGGGGCAGTAGACATGGCCTGGGGGTAGTtggagaagggggtgggggtgggtagTAGAAGGAGCACTCTGAGTATACGTCACGtcactggagaggagagagtggacCAGGGGCCTTAGGCTTGCAGCCTCTGCTCTGTGTGAATAATTACTCATCTCACACAGACGCACGTACTCACTCGGGCGtgcacttgtacacacacacacacacatacagacacatgtacTTGctcaggcgcacacacacatacatacagacacacatagtaGctcgggcacgcacacacacacacagccgcatTCACTCACTCAGGGTAAACTTCACATTGCACACACAGCTTGACCTTAATTTCTTTCAGCTTTGATATATGATTTCCTGACCTACTGCCCAATTCAGAAatataaaaccacacaaaaccacacacatatgtatgtgcgtgcacacacaaaaacaaataaacacacacacacacagctgctgggcTAAGACGTGACTTCCCATTCTGTAAATGTTATCATGTCAAAGCCATTGAAAGCCACTTCTTAAATGTTGCATTGTCCATATTACCATGAAAGATTAAGTGTTTGTTGGGCATCATTAAAAATAGGGACTTAACTTCCCCCAAATCTTTTATGAAGACAAATTCTTACTTTGTAACAAAGATGAAAATAATCACTAATTCTTGTTATATCAGCTGCTGTTTCTGATGGTCTTATTTTATAGTGTCTATGGTGGTTCCTCAAATACATCATGTTGTTAAAtaagtaataattaaaatatcatttCTTTTTATGAATCCAGTGAAAAGCAGCATTATTAGCATGGTTAGTAGCCTGTGTTTAGTACGTACTATATACTTAGATTTGGCTTAATTCTGACCATATCCAGTGGAGCGCTTATTCTAAATGCTTGGCCCAAATCCACTCAAATTTTCAATGCACCCCACAGATTTTCTGGACCCGATTTGAGCCAGACGGTCGGACGCTACACCACTTGTTGCTGCGGAGGATTGTTCGAGGCTACACAATAGCGAAGCTGCAACGTTGACCATCCTAATATTTAACCTGTAATAAACCCTTTATTTGTTTCGTCCAGCAGCCCAGCAACAATGCACTACCGTTGAATTACGTTTGAATCAAACTTTTTGTTACtaatacaataaaatggcaagagaaataataaaatgctcTCAATACTGAATCACTAACTGCGGAGTACTACAATATTAAGCATGCCTTTTgtcattcctaaatcattcataACGTGACAATAACACGAACTTAGAATAATCAAGCGAAGAGGCCGAATCCTTGTACTGATTTGCATTTCTGACGTCTCATTGTAAACTGAGTATTGTGAGATTTGTTTTTACGGCAATTAAAGTGAAGTTATACAAGTggaagaaaatgttattttatttgctcAATGATGCAAACCGTAAAATATCCCCGGAAAGAGGGAGGCGGTTGCGCAGATTCACGGTTTGTTACCGACCACGTCGCTCTTCGTTTACATTCTAATTGGGATCCACTTCTCCTTGACCCGGGGAGCCCCTGGTCCCCCCGCGACGCCCGGCCAAGGCGCTCAGTGCCGACAGCGGGCGTGTAAACAGAACTGATGCTTTCTGACAGATCCATTCAGAGCGAAAAATGATGCATTCTGTAgcctctttctgctctctcaAACCCCAATTCCCTGCCTCTCAAAACACACCTCCAGTTTACAGGACACGAAGGGGGATGACTTATAATAAAAAGCGCCCCCTGTTCTGTTACAGCATACGCAatattttttaagttaaaaaccaaagcaaagaaaaataatccTACCTGTAGTCTTGTGGAGAATTATGACTTTGTCCTGGATTTTCGATTAGTCCTGACATCCTGTTGGTAACACCACCTTCTATCATCTCCTAACAGATAAACACATCAGTGTACCAAACGCCGAAAACCTCGATATTACTTGCTAACTTATTAgactacattttacattttacagtacattttaatcgtccacttttaaaaataattgtaatatttaagtaaacaaataacTTCTGAAAATTCATATGCTTTGCTAGACTACAGATTGCCTAATTATGTTATTAGCTAAGATACATAAAGGAACAAACTAAagataataaaattaaaatgctaacgctagctaataAATTGGGCTGTTTAAAGCTAGACAAACTGCTGTAAGGTAACTGTATCTCATTCGTTTTTCTTAGCAAAAATTAAGCGCAATTGAAGCCAGGGTcacaagatttttttaataGCCCACCTAACCTATATTATACTCTGTAGGTATCTGCCTTTTTATACTAGTGACATACTCAGTAgcaaatttgtatttttgtttttaaaatattaaaaatacctAGCTGGCTATATTATCCGAGGTTATTATTTAATCGCGTTGTAGGTCACTTTGGAGTTTAAAAAGTTTTGTGTCGCATACATAAATAGCCTTGTTTCTTGTATCTTAGCGCGCCGTTATTAATGTGCGTTTAAGGTGGAAAATGTAATATGTTATTGTGTGGCTAACTTGGCTATTTTGTAATCCGCGGTTTACGGCATGATGGATTGCCATAGCAAACTTGGCTATCGCAGCTAAACTAGCCAGCTAACCCGTTTAGCAAACTAGCCAGCTATCTGAGCTACATCAAAATCACACTAACTGAATGACAACTTGACAACCAGATCCATATGTCAAAATGTGCATCTAACGTTAAAATCGCTACCAAAACAACTACCTAGAAGCGGACCAgattttctccttctttttatTAAACGTataggaagaaagagagagaaaaatgaaaagacaaacGTGTCTTACCTGTTTTGATTTGACAGTGAGATGCGGATAATCTGAGGGGACTCTGTAGCTGGGGCGCTGGTCCAAAAAAACCGTTTTTAAATTTCCCTCTCTCGTGCCGCTCGGTCATGCGCAGTGCGCGGAAAGAGCGCGAGCCAGCCCGGGGGTTGGGTCTCGAGCTTTGACAGCTGCTGCCGCTGTAATAGCGTTAGTGTCATGCACTACCACAACAGCTCATCTTCGCGCACTGTCCAATGGCTGggttattgttttgttgttgttgtttaatccGCGTCAGTTGGCTATCGGTTTCTCCCTCCGGAACAGCAGCTTTATCCTTTGCCCTCTGCCGCTCGCCAAGTTTGCGTGAAATAAGTTGTGTCCCACGGTCGCGTCTCCAAAAGTTGCAAAATcacaaaaagaaggaaagatgtAGTAACCGTCTTTTGTGAAGCTGTAATcgtctcttatatatatatatttaaaaagaaaaccactAGAAGGGTCATATGCAATCCTTGGCAACATAAAATAATTATCTATATTATTGGTCCGTGTCTTAGCTGTTCATGTCAGGAGAACTGTTTACAAATCCTCTCTGCGTGCTTCTGCGCGTTGTTCTGCTCTAGCGACAACATGCAGatctaaataaacattaagcGCCTTAGTAGCCGCGTATCCGGGCGCTCCTGCAGCGGGAAAAGAGGCGCAAGTGGCGCGCTGAAGGTGCGAGTCGGGGCTGTTTTTATCTGAAGTATGTGCAAAAACGAACCTAAGACATTTGTCAATGCCTCAGCAGGCGAGCAGAATCAGATCACACTTCggagaagcagagaaagacGCCTTTTACACCCCTCTGTTATGACGGGGTAAAAGCCAAAGTATCTAATGGTGCCTATCGTGTGTTTTTGGAAGTACAACTTCATAAAGTGGACAGTTAGTGTTTTATCGCATTCCTCTTAACAGAGGCGCTTTTTTCCAAGAGACTATTTTTACCCAAAAGTGAGACCCGTTCAAATACAAATGCTTAATCCTATGGGAAGGGAGCGAGCCTG
Protein-coding regions in this window:
- the foxn4 gene encoding forkhead box protein N4, producing the protein MIEGGVTNRMSGLIENPGQSHNSPQDYRLLTTDPSLLSKDELPSDLQSLTWLTAVDVPRLQQLGRPRPDYAGPAQDSLLEQHAAQLNLSVTGGAASMIPLQSTMQHSPLGLSSMPQFSPGFPCAASVYQASPQQVMTFTQAGQQCSPGGLYGGYTNQSLYLQQGLAPHSQDLTPKTFPKPIYSYSCLIAMALKNSKTGSLPVSEIYSFMKEHFPYFKTAPDGWKNSVRHNLSLNKCFEKVENKMSGSSRKGCLWALNPAKIDKMEEEMQKWKRKDLSAIRRSMANPDELDKLITDRPESCRRRPLESGLTNLPGCPPGTAQPPAQLQVHPAPVVTLSLQCLPVHQQLQLQLHSQSRLAPASPAPAQTPPLHTGPDLVGSSPLPQHPPAKQPSDVYAEVDALDPSIMDFALQGNLWEDMKDDSFNLEALGTFSNSPLRLSDCDLDVVGLTPVSGTAGPPNSDLQVAGVYTSYSTLDSFSNQYISTQGTGKPIVLH